In Fusarium musae strain F31 chromosome 7, whole genome shotgun sequence, a single window of DNA contains:
- a CDS encoding hypothetical protein (EggNog:ENOG41), which produces MSSNTISQLPTLEQRETITARLEDLVTAIESHSQWTPPNVDRGLFHVWDFVKRSHYIMTELDNIAAGRKVQHPEQIPKNEGVASGSEAALASYTDVCTRTITINEMIQNPRMLVMLGLSNVDFGSAIQEKSAAVKEAIKSAN; this is translated from the exons ATGTCTTCCAACACCATCTCTCAACTCCCCACTCTAGAGCAACGGGAGACTATCACCGCCCGCTTGGAAGACCTCGTCACAGCCATTGAGTCTCATTCTCAATGGACTCCCCCCAATGTTGATCGTGGCCTCTTCCACGTCTGGGACTTTGTCAAGAGATCTCACTATATCATGACTGAGCTTGACAACATTGCTGCTGGTCGAAAAGTCCAGCACCCTGAACAAATCCCCAAGAACGAAGGTG TCGCTTCTGGTTCTGAAGCTGCCCTCGCTTCCTACACCGACGTTTGCACACGTACCATCACAATCAACGAGATGATTCAAAATCCTCGTATGCTCGTCATGCTCGGTCTCTCCAACGTCGACTTTGGCTCCGCTATCCAAGAAAAATCAGCAGCCGTCAAAGAGGCGATCAAGAGCGCAAACTAG